The following are encoded together in the Methylomonas methanica MC09 genome:
- a CDS encoding COR domain-containing protein, translating into MQFREALRSEIDHSDTSQTPFSKHWMAVKDRFVAMQSDYDYIESAEFRRVCQEQGVARPVSQDVLLQFLHDLGVVINFRNLQYFDTQILNPLWLTNGVYRIINSKHVADNGGLLRKADFDAVINDPRYRGNDTSEQHYIYPKNKLHYIVRVMQEFELCFMLNEYSYVVPQLLPANAPEFQPAGAMLRFVIHFPELLPGSVFPRLMVKLHSYIRDDERWRTGMVLHKPNVFDALARVRWDKEDQKLLIDVCGNERRRFLSFIRETVKEIVADFANLTFEERVPVPDCNDYQEYDYLVEAEKAGETDVFIKRLKKRIPISTLLDGVEEPAMRDETQQLPVKAFVSYSHRDLEHLKALQSALAPLRRLQKLQLWDDRSIDAGDAWRKEIFQQLAETDIVLCLVSADFVNSDFCYQQEFAAALAAHRLGEKTIVPILLRETDWQDLPLAEIQGTPGTWISSAANTDAAWTAVSKSLRPALEAAKNRRRVKRERELR; encoded by the coding sequence CGGGTTTGCCAAGAACAAGGTGTTGCCCGCCCCGTCAGCCAGGATGTGTTGCTGCAATTTCTGCACGATTTAGGGGTGGTGATCAATTTCCGTAATCTGCAATATTTCGACACCCAAATCCTCAATCCGCTGTGGTTGACCAATGGCGTGTACCGCATCATCAACTCCAAGCACGTCGCCGACAACGGCGGCTTGTTGCGGAAGGCCGATTTCGATGCGGTGATTAACGATCCGCGTTACCGAGGTAACGACACCAGCGAACAACACTATATCTACCCTAAAAACAAGTTGCATTACATCGTGCGGGTGATGCAGGAGTTCGAGCTGTGCTTCATGTTGAATGAATACAGTTATGTGGTGCCGCAGTTATTGCCGGCCAACGCGCCGGAGTTTCAGCCGGCGGGCGCAATGTTACGGTTTGTCATCCATTTCCCTGAACTTTTGCCCGGCAGCGTCTTTCCCCGGTTAATGGTGAAACTGCATAGCTATATCCGTGACGACGAACGCTGGCGCACCGGCATGGTGTTACACAAACCCAATGTGTTCGACGCCTTGGCCAGAGTTCGCTGGGATAAGGAAGACCAGAAACTGTTGATCGATGTGTGCGGCAACGAACGCCGGCGTTTTTTGAGTTTTATCCGCGAAACCGTCAAGGAAATCGTCGCTGACTTTGCCAACCTGACTTTCGAGGAACGGGTGCCGGTGCCGGATTGCAACGATTACCAGGAATACGATTATCTGGTGGAAGCCGAAAAGGCCGGAGAAACCGACGTTTTCATCAAACGGCTTAAAAAACGCATTCCCATCTCAACCTTGCTGGATGGCGTGGAAGAGCCGGCGATGCGCGACGAAACGCAACAGTTGCCGGTTAAAGCCTTTGTCTCCTATTCCCACCGCGATCTCGAGCATTTGAAAGCCCTGCAAAGCGCGTTGGCGCCGTTGCGCCGCCTGCAAAAACTGCAATTGTGGGACGACCGCAGTATCGATGCCGGAGACGCCTGGCGCAAGGAGATATTTCAGCAACTGGCGGAGACCGATATTGTGCTGTGTCTGGTCAGCGCCGACTTTGTGAATTCCGATTTTTGCTACCAACAGGAGTTCGCCGCAGCTTTGGCCGCACACCGCCTAGGCGAAAAAACCATAGTGCCCATCCTGCTCAGAGAAACCGATTGGCAGGATTTGCCGTTGGCGGAGATTCAGGGTACGCCCGGCACGTGGATAAGCTCGGCGGCTAATACCGATGCCGCTTGGACAGCAGTATCCAAAAGCCTGCGGCCAGCATTGGAAGCCGCCAAAAATCGCAGGCGAGTTAAGCGGGAAAGGGAGTTGCGCTAA
- a CDS encoding IS3 family transposase (programmed frameshift), producing MKQERRSFDAAFKLQVVKMVQDQGLTVTQVCQELKLGETAVRRWLKQVEAEQNGQPGIGKPLTPDQQRIRQLELENRQLRADNELLKKGFGLLCPGTAMKHQVIQQLTSEKAITIQQGCKLLGVSRSGLYAARRRVRQPQALCGTRVRLRSVFEATGQCYGSRRLRKELAAEGIEIGRHRVRSLMKELQLKPIWKPKFVHTTDSDHNLPVYENVLDRQFEQAEANRAWVSDITYIRTLSGWLYLAVVLDLYSRKIVGWAMAPNMPAELVCTALQIAVAQRRPPPGLIVHSDRGSQYASHEYRDLLTRHGLQGSMSRKGNCWDNAVMERFFLNLKMERVWRRQYANHTEATRDITDYIVNFYNSRRRHSALGYLPPNGYEMKMAEQQLICVSEKS from the exons ATGAAACAAGAAAGGCGAAGTTTTGATGCGGCGTTCAAGCTGCAGGTGGTGAAGATGGTCCAGGATCAGGGCCTGACGGTGACGCAGGTTTGCCAGGAGCTCAAGTTGGGCGAGACGGCAGTACGTCGTTGGCTGAAGCAGGTGGAGGCTGAGCAAAATGGCCAGCCGGGCATTGGCAAGCCGTTAACCCCTGATCAGCAGCGAATTCGGCAGCTGGAATTGGAAAATCGGCAATTGCGTGCGGATAACGAATTACTAAAAAAGG GCTTCGGCCTTCTTTGCCCGGGAACTGCGATGAAACATCAAGTTATTCAACAGTTAACGTCAGAGAAGGCCATTACGATACAGCAGGGTTGCAAGTTGCTAGGCGTCAGCCGTTCGGGATTGTATGCAGCCCGACGGCGAGTTCGTCAGCCTCAAGCGCTTTGCGGCACGCGGGTTCGATTGCGCAGTGTGTTCGAAGCGACCGGTCAATGCTATGGGAGTCGCCGTCTACGCAAGGAGCTGGCTGCAGAGGGGATCGAGATCGGGCGTCATCGCGTGCGAAGCCTGATGAAGGAACTCCAGCTCAAGCCGATCTGGAAACCCAAATTCGTGCACACCACCGACAGCGACCACAATCTGCCGGTGTACGAGAACGTTCTGGATCGCCAGTTTGAGCAGGCCGAGGCCAACCGGGCCTGGGTTTCGGACATCACCTACATTCGGACCCTGAGCGGTTGGCTGTATCTGGCGGTGGTGCTGGACTTGTATTCGCGCAAAATCGTCGGCTGGGCCATGGCGCCCAATATGCCGGCGGAGCTGGTCTGTACCGCCTTGCAGATTGCCGTTGCCCAGCGGAGGCCTCCGCCAGGCTTGATTGTACATTCTGATCGAGGCAGCCAGTACGCGAGTCACGAGTACCGGGATTTACTGACGCGCCATGGCTTACAAGGCAGTATGAGTCGTAAAGGCAATTGTTGGGACAATGCGGTGATGGAGCGCTTCTTTCTCAATCTGAAAATGGAGCGCGTCTGGCGCCGCCAGTATGCTAACCATACCGAGGCTACACGCGATATAACCGACTACATAGTCAATTTCTACAACAGTCGGCGCCGCCATTCGGCGTTGGGTTACCTGCCGCCCAATGGCTATGAAATGAAAATGGCAGAGCAACAACTTATTTGTGTGTCCGAAAAAAGTTGA
- a CDS encoding FkbM family methyltransferase — protein sequence MNDHDQTLLQIVNHIVNQHPLLAADVEKIAAYAQGKGYGTATIEQEAGLLQQLLQDQPTLAIDVGGNIGNYTAELRKRNPALEIHIFEPSTINLAQLSARFESDSLVKIVPYALSEQAGSATLFSDKPGSGMGSLTQRRLDHFNIEFDTTETISTMRFEDYWQTQLQSRQLDMVKIDVEGHELAALKGFGAALDVTRVLQFEFGGTHIDTRTYFQDFWYFFIEQGFDLYRITPFGAKKISRYSESDEFFAITNYIAVNQRR from the coding sequence ATGAACGACCACGATCAGACCTTGCTCCAGATAGTCAATCATATCGTCAACCAGCATCCTTTGTTGGCTGCCGATGTCGAAAAAATTGCTGCCTACGCACAGGGAAAAGGTTATGGAACGGCGACAATAGAGCAAGAAGCCGGGCTGCTTCAGCAATTACTGCAAGATCAGCCAACACTTGCCATAGACGTTGGCGGCAATATAGGAAACTACACGGCTGAGCTTAGAAAAAGAAATCCGGCGTTGGAAATACATATATTTGAGCCCTCCACGATTAATTTAGCGCAGTTAAGCGCACGCTTCGAAAGCGATAGCTTGGTGAAAATTGTACCGTATGCGCTATCGGAACAGGCGGGCTCGGCAACATTGTTCTCCGACAAACCGGGTTCCGGTATGGGTAGTTTGACACAACGCAGGCTGGATCATTTTAATATCGAATTTGATACCACGGAAACGATCAGTACGATGCGGTTCGAAGACTATTGGCAAACCCAGCTGCAAAGCCGGCAGCTTGACATGGTGAAGATAGACGTCGAAGGTCACGAGCTTGCAGCATTAAAAGGGTTTGGAGCTGCTTTGGACGTCACAAGAGTTCTGCAGTTTGAGTTTGGCGGTACCCATATCGATACCAGAACTTACTTTCAAGACTTTTGGTATTTTTTCATTGAGCAAGGCTTTGATCTTTATAGAATAACGCCCTTTGGCGCAAAAAAAATTTCACGCTATAGCGAGAGCGATGAGTTTTTTGCCATTACCAACTACATCGCGGTAAATCAACGCCGATAA
- a CDS encoding Rho-binding antiterminator gives MSKSAISCNLHDYVEIACLYHYQVKLTLRDRQTIEGKAIDTLSSANKCEYLLIDTGQKQQIELNQLKKLQVLTPNARFTEVIF, from the coding sequence ATGAGTAAATCCGCCATATCCTGCAATTTACATGACTATGTGGAGATTGCTTGTCTATATCATTATCAGGTTAAGTTGACGCTCCGAGATCGGCAAACCATCGAAGGCAAAGCTATCGATACCCTAAGCAGTGCGAATAAATGCGAATACCTGCTTATCGACACCGGTCAAAAGCAGCAAATTGAACTGAATCAATTAAAAAAACTTCAAGTTTTGACACCTAACGCACGATTTACGGAAGTCATATTTTAA
- a CDS encoding diguanylate cyclase, which yields MSTVAVSYNYPLVALSVLLAILASYVSLELAHLAGKPHQIELKDRWLSISSLALALGIWTMHFIGMFAFKLPIPVIYDGFMTILSLLIALAGSFFGFATLLIPCPIRRTAALGGCIMGAGIAGMHYLGMHAMRVAADMHYNPFLVALSVLIAVFVSGLALWIVGSIKAGNIAKTTRNKILVAGMMGLAIASMHYLGMASVTLQLNGSTVDTHGFVIEGELMATTLSFAAILLILFPLYSVNYEHRFSDRLAIELKQLRINEARLRKLIENAPDAFFVHDENGQLLDVNKVACLQLGYTREELLSSSIFRIADKQELVKAICPSLLNTGGSQIQGTYIRKDGSTFPVEVNITAIMDNGKKYIFALARDVTETEKLKSHLSKLAMTDELTELYNRRAFISCLDKSLSRARRNAENLSVLMIDIDYFKQINDLYGHYVGDIALKHFSHTIKKSIRHEDIVGRLGGEEFAILLPNTSKYEASALAEKLRKTLEDSVFDHEEKEIGFTVSIGIACFDPPDISPMLLLKNADHALYLAKENGRNCVVNYCAAT from the coding sequence ATGTCAACCGTTGCCGTATCGTATAACTACCCGCTGGTAGCACTTTCAGTCTTACTTGCAATACTGGCCTCTTATGTTTCGCTGGAGCTGGCCCACCTAGCCGGAAAACCCCATCAAATAGAGCTGAAAGACCGCTGGCTAAGCATCAGTTCGTTGGCGCTAGCACTGGGCATATGGACAATGCACTTTATTGGCATGTTTGCATTCAAACTGCCTATTCCGGTGATTTACGATGGCTTTATGACCATTCTGTCGCTATTAATCGCCTTGGCGGGTAGTTTTTTCGGGTTTGCCACTTTGCTTATTCCATGCCCTATCCGGCGGACAGCCGCTCTGGGAGGCTGCATTATGGGAGCGGGTATCGCCGGCATGCACTATTTGGGCATGCATGCCATGCGTGTGGCGGCGGACATGCATTACAACCCCTTTCTGGTTGCTTTGTCCGTGCTGATTGCCGTTTTCGTTTCAGGCTTGGCCTTATGGATCGTAGGTTCTATCAAAGCCGGTAACATCGCTAAGACCACGCGTAATAAAATATTGGTCGCCGGCATGATGGGCTTAGCCATTGCCTCTATGCATTATCTAGGCATGGCATCCGTAACCTTACAATTAAACGGCAGCACAGTAGACACGCACGGCTTTGTAATTGAAGGCGAACTAATGGCTACTACGCTGTCTTTTGCGGCTATTTTGCTTATCCTGTTCCCCTTGTACTCGGTCAATTACGAACATCGATTTTCGGACCGTTTGGCCATCGAGTTGAAGCAATTGCGTATTAACGAAGCCAGGCTGCGTAAACTAATCGAAAATGCGCCTGATGCCTTTTTTGTACATGACGAGAATGGGCAACTGTTGGACGTTAATAAAGTCGCCTGCCTACAGTTAGGTTATACCCGGGAGGAGCTGTTATCTTCGTCGATCTTCCGGATTGCCGACAAACAAGAGCTGGTGAAAGCCATCTGTCCTTCTTTACTAAACACCGGAGGCAGCCAAATTCAGGGAACCTATATACGCAAAGACGGCAGTACGTTTCCGGTCGAGGTCAATATCACGGCCATCATGGACAATGGTAAAAAATATATTTTTGCGCTGGCGCGCGATGTGACGGAAACGGAAAAGCTAAAGTCGCATTTATCGAAGTTAGCCATGACCGACGAGTTAACCGAACTCTACAATCGCCGGGCCTTTATATCCTGCCTGGACAAATCGTTATCAAGGGCCAGACGTAATGCTGAAAACCTTTCGGTACTGATGATCGATATTGACTATTTTAAGCAAATTAACGACCTATACGGACACTATGTCGGTGACATAGCCCTGAAACACTTTTCCCATACGATCAAAAAGTCGATTAGACACGAGGATATCGTAGGTCGGCTGGGGGGTGAAGAGTTTGCAATTTTATTACCCAATACAAGTAAATACGAGGCCTCCGCACTGGCGGAAAAATTACGCAAGACATTGGAAGACAGTGTATTCGATCACGAGGAAAAAGAAATCGGCTTTACCGTCAGCATAGGGATAGCCTGCTTCGATCCCCCCGATATTAGCCCAATGCTATTATTAAAAAACGCCGATCACGCACTTTATTTGGCCAAGGAAAATGGCAGAAATTGCGTGGTTAACTATTGCGCCGCCACCTGA
- the glnA gene encoding glutamate--ammonia ligase has product MSVENVLKMIQENDVQFVDFRFCDTRGKEQHVTFPAHTIDEDTFEEGNMFDGSSVAGWKHINESDMILMPDPSTAKIDPFFDDKTVILRCDIIEPKDMQGYGRDPRSIAKRAEAYMQSTGIADTAFFGPENEFFIFDDVRWSAEMGGCSYKIDSEEAGWNSEKVYENGNIGHRPGIKGGYFPVPPVDSFQDMRSAMCLVLEELGMTTEVHHHEVATAGQCEIGVKFNTLVKKADEVLELKYVVANIAHAYGKTATFMPKPLVGDNGSGMHVHQSLAKGGVNLFSGDLYGGLSETALYYIGGIIKHAKALNALTNASTNSYKRLVPGFEAPVMLAYSARNRSASIRIPYVTNPKGRRIEVRFPDSTANPYLAFSAMLMAGLDGIQNKIHPGEAMDKDLYDLPPEEEKAIPQVAFSLDSALDALDADREFLTRGGVFTDDAIDGYIELKRQDVTRLRMSTHPVEFDMYYSL; this is encoded by the coding sequence ATGTCAGTAGAGAACGTACTTAAAATGATCCAAGAAAACGACGTTCAATTCGTCGATTTTCGTTTTTGCGATACCCGCGGTAAAGAACAGCACGTTACTTTTCCTGCGCACACCATCGACGAAGATACCTTCGAGGAAGGCAATATGTTCGATGGTTCGTCCGTAGCCGGTTGGAAGCATATCAACGAATCCGATATGATTCTGATGCCAGATCCAAGCACCGCTAAGATCGATCCATTTTTCGATGACAAAACCGTAATTTTGCGTTGCGATATTATCGAACCTAAAGACATGCAAGGTTATGGTCGCGATCCACGCTCCATTGCTAAACGCGCCGAAGCATACATGCAATCCACCGGCATCGCCGACACAGCGTTTTTCGGTCCGGAAAATGAATTCTTCATTTTCGACGACGTGCGCTGGTCTGCCGAGATGGGCGGTTGTTCATACAAAATCGATTCCGAAGAAGCCGGCTGGAACTCGGAAAAAGTTTACGAAAACGGCAACATCGGCCATCGCCCCGGCATTAAAGGTGGTTATTTCCCCGTGCCGCCGGTCGATTCTTTCCAAGACATGCGTTCAGCAATGTGTCTGGTATTGGAAGAGCTCGGCATGACTACCGAAGTTCACCATCACGAAGTAGCGACAGCCGGACAATGCGAAATCGGCGTGAAATTCAACACATTGGTTAAAAAAGCCGATGAAGTATTAGAGTTGAAATATGTAGTTGCCAACATTGCCCATGCTTACGGTAAAACCGCTACATTTATGCCTAAACCGCTGGTTGGCGACAACGGTAGCGGTATGCACGTGCATCAGTCTTTAGCTAAAGGCGGCGTAAACCTGTTCTCCGGTGATTTGTACGGCGGATTGTCAGAAACCGCGCTTTACTATATTGGCGGTATTATCAAGCACGCTAAAGCCCTGAACGCTTTGACCAATGCCTCTACCAATAGCTACAAACGTCTGGTACCTGGCTTTGAAGCCCCTGTTATGCTGGCTTACTCCGCGCGTAATCGTTCTGCGTCCATTCGTATTCCTTACGTCACCAATCCTAAAGGTCGCCGTATCGAAGTACGTTTCCCGGATTCAACCGCTAACCCATACTTGGCCTTCTCCGCCATGCTGATGGCAGGTCTGGACGGCATCCAAAACAAAATTCATCCAGGCGAAGCTATGGATAAAGATTTGTACGACTTGCCGCCGGAAGAAGAAAAAGCCATTCCTCAGGTTGCGTTCTCCCTGGATTCAGCTCTGGATGCTCTGGATGCGGATCGCGAGTTCCTGACCCGTGGCGGTGTATTTACCGACGACGCTATCGACGGTTACATCGAACTGAAAAGACAAGATGTAACTCGTCTGCGTATGAGCACTCACCCTGTTGAGTTCGATATGTACTACAGCCTGTAA
- a CDS encoding porin: MKKIIPSLITGSLALVAANVQADDAGMIESLSGYNVNESAFTKSTGINVGGWASGGITYASHNAPSNSNSPITFNDRINEFQLNQLNLFAEKAVNKGSGWDFGGRVDFMFGTDSRRTQATGWDDRMIPRNNGNSPGEGERFYDVAFPQAYAEIYAPFGNGITAKIGHFYTIIGYEVVTSPDNFFYSHAYTMQYGEPFTHTGALLSYDINDWLSVTGGAVNGWDNFRQQPGAWDFLGGVTISPSDDTSLAISLISGDTNQTDNINTTMYSVVLQHSFTEKLHYVLQHDFGVYQNGAANGGQNADWYGVNQYLTYDINDKLGAGVRAEWFRDSQGYRTGIGSGGSFYAVTAGLNYAPNAWLKLRPELRYDYFGADGDGVKAYDDGNEFDQLGVAMDMIVTF; encoded by the coding sequence ATGAAAAAAATCATACCCTCATTAATAACTGGTAGCTTAGCGTTGGTGGCTGCAAATGTTCAGGCGGATGATGCCGGGATGATCGAGTCCTTAAGTGGTTATAACGTTAATGAAAGTGCTTTTACTAAGAGTACAGGTATTAATGTTGGCGGTTGGGCTAGCGGCGGTATTACTTACGCATCTCACAACGCCCCATCCAATTCTAATTCACCTATTACCTTTAACGATCGGATCAACGAGTTTCAATTGAATCAGCTTAATCTGTTCGCGGAAAAAGCCGTTAATAAAGGTAGTGGATGGGACTTTGGTGGCCGGGTGGATTTTATGTTCGGTACCGATTCCCGCAGAACTCAAGCCACCGGTTGGGATGACCGGATGATCCCCAGAAATAACGGTAACTCTCCAGGGGAAGGCGAGCGTTTTTACGATGTGGCATTTCCGCAAGCCTATGCCGAAATCTATGCGCCATTCGGGAATGGTATTACAGCGAAAATCGGTCACTTCTATACCATCATAGGTTATGAGGTCGTCACATCACCGGATAATTTTTTCTATTCGCATGCCTATACCATGCAATACGGCGAACCGTTTACCCATACCGGCGCATTGCTTAGCTATGACATCAATGATTGGCTGTCGGTTACGGGCGGTGCGGTAAATGGCTGGGATAATTTCCGTCAACAACCGGGCGCGTGGGATTTCTTGGGTGGCGTTACCATTTCACCTAGCGACGATACCTCACTGGCTATCTCGTTAATCAGTGGCGATACCAACCAGACAGACAACATTAACACCACCATGTACAGCGTGGTTTTGCAGCACAGCTTTACCGAAAAATTGCATTACGTGCTGCAACATGACTTCGGTGTATACCAAAATGGCGCGGCAAACGGCGGCCAAAACGCTGACTGGTACGGCGTCAATCAATACTTGACTTACGATATCAACGATAAACTGGGTGCGGGCGTTCGCGCGGAATGGTTTAGAGACAGTCAAGGTTACCGTACGGGTATCGGTTCCGGTGGTAGCTTTTATGCCGTTACAGCAGGCTTGAACTATGCGCCAAATGCTTGGCTGAAATTACGTCCGGAATTGCGTTATGACTATTTCGGTGCTGACGGTGATGGCGTCAAGGCTTATGATGACGGCAACGAGTTCGACCAGCTCGGCGTGGCAATGGATATGATTGTTACGTTCTAA
- a CDS encoding P-II family nitrogen regulator: MKLITAVVKPFKLDDVREALSDIGVSGVTVTEVKGFGRQKGHTELYRGAEYVVDFLPKAKIEVAVADSLVEQAVESIVRVANTGKIGDGKIFVTNLEQVVRIRTGESGEEAL, translated from the coding sequence ATGAAACTCATAACTGCTGTTGTTAAACCATTTAAATTGGACGATGTGCGTGAAGCACTATCCGATATTGGTGTCTCCGGTGTCACAGTTACCGAAGTGAAAGGCTTCGGCCGGCAAAAAGGCCATACAGAACTCTACCGCGGCGCCGAGTATGTCGTTGATTTTCTGCCCAAAGCAAAAATTGAAGTCGCGGTGGCGGACAGCTTGGTCGAACAAGCTGTTGAATCGATAGTCAGGGTTGCCAATACCGGCAAAATCGGCGATGGAAAGATTTTTGTGACCAATTTGGAGCAGGTTGTTCGAATCAGAACCGGCGAGTCCGGCGAAGAAGCGCTTTAA
- a CDS encoding ammonium transporter, with protein MENLNKVVELSYALDTFYFLMTGALVMWMGAGFAMLEAGLVRAKNTTEILTKNIALFAIACTMYLLCGYGIMYPSEAVNSVWPGISFLISPDHTVEEVLASNGETYYSGLADFFFQVVFVATAMSIVSGAVAERMKLWSFLLFAVVMTGFIYPIQGYWKWGKGFLDALGFLDFAGSGVVHLCGATAALAGVLLLGARKGKYGPNGEVIPIPGSNLPLATLGTFILWMGWFGFNGGSELKVSDVGEANSVAMVFVNTNAAAAGGLIAALLVSQLKFGKADLSMVLNGALAGLVAITAEPLTPTPLVATLIGAAGGVLVFFAIIFMDKVKLDDPVGALSVHGVVGIWGLLAVCITNPDAKLSAQLIGIACIFGFVFVSSALTWFVIKATVGIRVSEEDEYHGVDFSECGMEAYPEFTDSSKG; from the coding sequence GTGGAAAACTTAAACAAAGTTGTTGAACTGAGTTATGCGCTGGATACCTTTTATTTCTTGATGACGGGCGCTTTAGTCATGTGGATGGGTGCCGGCTTCGCCATGCTGGAAGCGGGTTTGGTTCGGGCCAAAAACACCACAGAAATTTTAACCAAAAATATTGCGCTGTTTGCGATTGCTTGCACCATGTATTTGTTGTGCGGCTACGGCATTATGTATCCCAGCGAGGCCGTTAACAGCGTCTGGCCCGGCATAAGTTTTTTGATTAGCCCCGACCACACCGTGGAAGAAGTGTTGGCCAGCAACGGCGAAACGTATTATTCCGGACTGGCCGACTTTTTCTTCCAGGTTGTGTTCGTAGCGACCGCCATGTCCATTGTGTCCGGCGCCGTTGCGGAACGCATGAAATTATGGTCCTTTTTATTGTTCGCAGTGGTTATGACCGGATTTATTTATCCGATTCAAGGCTACTGGAAATGGGGTAAAGGCTTTTTGGATGCACTGGGCTTTTTGGATTTCGCCGGCTCCGGCGTAGTTCATTTGTGCGGTGCGACCGCGGCATTGGCCGGCGTATTACTGTTAGGCGCACGCAAAGGCAAATACGGACCAAACGGGGAAGTGATTCCGATTCCCGGCAGCAACCTGCCTTTAGCAACCTTGGGAACTTTCATCTTGTGGATGGGCTGGTTTGGATTCAACGGCGGATCCGAACTCAAGGTTTCCGATGTAGGTGAAGCTAACTCGGTGGCCATGGTCTTCGTAAATACCAACGCTGCAGCGGCCGGCGGCTTGATCGCTGCCCTGTTGGTTTCCCAATTGAAATTCGGCAAAGCGGATTTATCCATGGTACTGAACGGCGCATTGGCCGGCTTGGTCGCTATTACCGCGGAACCTTTGACACCGACACCGCTGGTGGCGACGCTAATTGGTGCAGCCGGTGGCGTATTGGTTTTCTTTGCCATTATCTTCATGGATAAAGTTAAACTGGACGACCCCGTGGGCGCCCTATCGGTACACGGCGTAGTCGGAATCTGGGGCTTGCTGGCTGTCTGCATCACTAATCCCGACGCTAAATTATCCGCTCAACTGATCGGTATCGCCTGCATCTTCGGTTTTGTGTTTGTATCCAGCGCGCTGACCTGGTTTGTGATCAAAGCTACCGTAGGTATCCGCGTCAGCGAGGAAGATGAATACCACGGCGTGGACTTTTCCGAATGCGGTATGGAAGCGTATCCTGAGTTTACTGATAGTAGTAAAGGCTAA
- the glnK gene encoding P-II family nitrogen regulator, with product MKLITAIIKPFKLDDVREALSEIGVSGVTATEVKGFGRQKGHTELYRGAEYVVDFLPKVKLEIAIADSIVDQAIDAIVKAANTGKIGDGKIFVTSLEQIIRIRTGETGEDAI from the coding sequence ATGAAATTAATTACAGCAATTATCAAACCATTTAAATTAGACGACGTAAGAGAAGCGTTGTCTGAAATTGGTGTGTCCGGCGTGACGGCTACGGAAGTAAAAGGCTTCGGCAGACAAAAAGGCCACACAGAATTGTACAGGGGTGCAGAGTACGTGGTGGATTTTTTACCCAAGGTAAAACTCGAGATTGCCATTGCCGACTCAATTGTCGATCAGGCTATAGACGCCATCGTCAAAGCGGCAAACACCGGCAAAATCGGAGACGGCAAAATCTTCGTCACCTCTCTGGAACAAATTATTCGCATCAGAACCGGGGAAACCGGAGAAGACGCAATATAA